In the genome of Dermacentor silvarum isolate Dsil-2018 chromosome 1, BIME_Dsil_1.4, whole genome shotgun sequence, one region contains:
- the LOC119461026 gene encoding UV-stimulated scaffold protein A isoform X2, whose translation MAQGIAELCKVLDTLTSTAPTHVKNDCMAKLKWFCRSSDRMLREACTLIKEKLEEDDADVRLNTLAVIHELFTRSHLFRTLILEDFQRILELLVETNPDLPLPGTPAASKKLKEKSWETIEKWNEKFGASYKILSLAVEYLKTRKQKIQQAEEQPTWARRLLAEISERTPDVQLSVTQMENCFRLLVPSETEEKGKEPAPAIDPLPGTSLAERLRDHAVPLTFNLEIELSRKVNVRKTADNEEVLDTLRRLHKELMEAFFPMVKKWLKGLAKINHPIEVLRNTIDLKHRIEIVHEKFGELNVGSEDSSDSELEEVPEKEGFEPVVPAGRRAEYGLTPVEEKPKVNAPGKASRHKKPDEVSDPTSREAQLLRLNRMLSSESNSDDDKPTSKIVPSTKDLEEAGPSRSNSAPVRNIDLDLIYWEQDKIEKEAGSGFSDLNCVWKGTSKDDDNVKAQALPFRERHIEFSGTFEPVKWACRAPLPSGKLCPRRDRLKRWEHAVPSAWPNCGQG comes from the exons ATGGCGCAGGGAATTGCAGAGCTTTGTAAGGTTCTCGACACGCTAACATCTACGGCACCAACACATGTTAAAAACGATTGCATGGCGAAACTAAAGTGGTTTTGTCG TTCTTCTGACCGTATGTTGAGGGAAGCCTGTACCCTGATAAAGGAGAAGCTGGAGGAGGACGACGCTGATGTTCGTTTAAACACGCTTGCTGTCATCCATGAACTGTTCACAAGGTCGCACTTGTTTCGGACGTTGATCTTGGAAGATTTTCAGAGAATTCTCGAACTGCTCGTCGAAACAAACCCAGACCTACCGCTTCCCGGAACTCCG GCAGCGTCCAAGAAATTAAAGGAAAAATCCTGGGAAACGATCGAAAAGTGGAACGAGAAATTCGGAGCTAGCTACAAAATTCTTTCCCTTGCCGTGGAATACTTGAAGACCCGTAAACAG AAGATACAGCAAGCAGAAGAGCAGCCTACCTGGGCTCGAAGGCTTCTTGCTGAGATTTCTGAGCGGACACCAGATGTGCAACTCAGTGTTACGCAAATGGAAAACTGCTTTCGTCTGTTGGTGCCCAGTGAGACAGAAGAGAAAGGCAAGGAACCTGCACCAGCCATAGATCCATTGCCAGGAACATCATTAGCCGAGCGTCTAAGAGACCATGCAGTGCCTCTGACTTTCAATCTGGAAATAGAATTGTCACGGAAAGTAAATGTGCGGAAGACAGCAGACAATGAAGAAGTCCTGGACACTCTGCGACGACTCCACAAAGAGCTAATGGAGGCATTCTTTCCAATGGTTAAAAAGTGGCTTAAAGGACTGGCCAAGATTAACCATCCAATAGAAGTACTGAGGAACACAATTGACCTTAAACACCGCATTGAAATTGTGCACGAGAAGTTTGGAGAGTTGAATGTGGGATCTGAGGACTCCTCTGACAGTGAACTTGAAGAGGTGCCAGAAAAGGAAGGCTTTGAACCTGTGGTTCCTGCTGGCAGGCGGGCTGAGTACG GCCTCACACCTGTAGAGGAAAAGCCAAAAGTGAATGCACCAGGTAAAGCTTCTCGACACAAGAAACCTGATGAAGTGTCTGACCCAACTTCTCGAGAGGCGCAGCTGCTCAGGCTTAACAGGATGCTCAGCAGTGAAAGCAACAGTGATGA TGACAAGCCAACTAGTAAGATTGTACCCAGCACtaa AGACCTTGAAGAGGCTGGTCCAAGCAGATCCAATAGTGCGCCAGTGCGGAACATTGACCTAGACTTGATTTACTGGGAACAAGACAAGATTGAAAAAGAAGCAGGCAGTGGCTTCAGTGATCTGAACTGTGTTTGGAAAGGGACCTCCAAGGATGATGATAATGTGAAAGCACAG GCGTTGCCATTTCGGGAGAGGCACATTGAATTCAGTGGGACATTTGAGCCAGTAAAGTGGGCCTGCCGTGCACCGCTTCCTAGTGGCAAATTGTGTCCTCGACGTGATCGGCTGAAG